A stretch of DNA from Granulicella pectinivorans:
ACCTTCAACCGCAAGGCATGACCGTTGAACTTGCGATACCCTGCTTGCGTACAGGTTCGACAGGCGCTTCGACGCCGGAGGAGATGCAATGCAGAGTCGTATTATCGGCACCACCATGCCAGTCCTGGAAGTCGCACTATCGGGCAATGACGCCCTCATCTCCGAGGCCGGTGAGCTCTCCTGGATGACCCAGACCATCCAGATGACCACCCACACCCAGCTCGGCGGTGGTGGAGGCTTCTTCGGCGTCCTCAAGCGCGTCGCCGGCGGCGGTACCCTCTTCATGACCGAGTACCGCGCCGTCGGCGGACCCGGCGAAGTCGCCTTCGCCACCAAGGTCCCCGGCCACATCGTGCCCATTGAGGTCAACCCCGGCCACGAGTACCTCGTCCACCGCCATGGCTTCCTCTGCGCCACCTCGCAGATCCAGATCGGCGTCGGCTTTCAGCAGTCCCTCGGCGCCGGCATCTTCGGCGGCGACGGCTTCCTCCTCCAGAAGATCCACGGCTACGGCACCGCCTGGCTCGAGCTCTCCGGCGAGCTCATCGTCAAGGACCTCCGCCCCGGCGAAACCCTCCGCGTTCATCCCGGCCACGTCGGTGCCTTCCAGGCCTCCGTCTCTTTCCAGATCACCACCGTCCCCGGCATCAAGAACATGATCTTCGGCGGCGACGGAATCTTCCTAGCCGCGCTCACCGGCCCCGGCCGCGTCTGGCTCCAGACCCTCCCCCTCTCCCGCCTCGCCCACGAGCTCCAGGAGTACATGCCCGGCGAAGTCCGCCGCGAGAACATCCAAGGCGGCGTCGTAGGCGGCATCGTAGGCTCCCTCCTCAACAACGTGCGCTAAGAAGCAAAAAACAAAAAGACGGATAAGAACAAGCCTTCACTTGTCCTTATCCGTCTTTTTTATCCCTGGAATCGATGTCTCTGGAATCGCAAACGCAATCTACCGCTCGTTGACGACCTTACGCAGCGCGGGCCGTTCGCTTGCCACCGGCCGCCGCATCCCACTGCGGATCTGTGCCGTGTCCATATCCAGCTCCGCCAGCGTGCGGCTCAGCGTGTTCCGATGCATGCCAAGCTCCTCGGCCGCCTTGCACTGGTTGCCCTTGTGATTGGCGAGCACCATCAGCAGGTACCGCTTCTTGAACTGGCGGACAGCCTCGTTGTAGGAGA
This window harbors:
- a CDS encoding TIGR00266 family protein; this encodes MQSRIIGTTMPVLEVALSGNDALISEAGELSWMTQTIQMTTHTQLGGGGGFFGVLKRVAGGGTLFMTEYRAVGGPGEVAFATKVPGHIVPIEVNPGHEYLVHRHGFLCATSQIQIGVGFQQSLGAGIFGGDGFLLQKIHGYGTAWLELSGELIVKDLRPGETLRVHPGHVGAFQASVSFQITTVPGIKNMIFGGDGIFLAALTGPGRVWLQTLPLSRLAHELQEYMPGEVRRENIQGGVVGGIVGSLLNNVR
- a CDS encoding helix-turn-helix domain-containing protein, with translation MKRELDGLITQMHNTGVSYNEAVRQFKKRYLLMVLANHKGNQCKAAEELGMHRNTLSRTLAELDMDTAQIRSGMRRPVASERPALRKVVNER